Within Corvus cornix cornix isolate S_Up_H32 chromosome Z, ASM73873v5, whole genome shotgun sequence, the genomic segment AAAGTGCAGTCCCAtgctctgaaaatgttttctgtggatTAGAGGGAAGAAGCAATACCTATTGTGTTGCCTTCCCTATCCACCCATGATACAACTTCCTAAAGAAtgcaaaggggaaaggaaaaagtcagTTACCTCTCTCATATGTATAGAGGGAACATTAAAATAACTGTTTCCAATAACCAGGAAGATTCAAAAAGATAATTCAGGCACTCCTAATGAAAAGTGAGTTTTCCAAAGAATAATTGGCAAAAGACTAATCTCAAGAATTCGGGTTGGAATTCTACAAACCTGACCTGGGCATTTATGCTTAAAAACTGTCTGAGGTGAATTTTAAACTAAATACGTCCTTCCTTCAGGCCATTGACTAAACTAGAGATGAGAATCACTGACAAcatgtattgggtttgcatggcctggttttggTAGTAGGGGGGCTACAGAGGTGGCTTCtatgagaagctgctggaagcttcttCCATGTCTGGCAGAGACAATCCCTGGAGGCTCCAAggatggacatgctgctggccaaggctgggccaattagaaatTATGGTAATGCCTCTctgataacagatttaagaagaattCGAAACTAAAAGGGGTTGTAGAGTTGTAATTGTGACTAGAGAAGAGtggagtgagaacatgtgaggagaaaactctgcagacaccaaggtcagtggagaagaaGATGCAGGAGGTGCTTtgggcactggagctgagattcttctgcaggctgtggtgcagaccatgctgaggcagctgtggccctgcagcccatggggatccatggggatgcagagatccacttGCAGCCAGTGGGGGAGGTGctcacaccagagcaggtggatgcctgcAGGATGCTGTGACCCCGTGGGAGATCTGTGGAGAGAcaggccctgctcccaggctggagcagcctgtccttgacAGACTGCACCCCctggaagagtgacccatgctgcagcagtttgaggGGGACTGGtgcccatgggatggactcacattTCAGCAGGTCGCAGGGAACTGTTGCTCTTGAGATGGAGCCACGGTGGaaaagttcatggagaactgtctcctgtgggaggagAGTCTCCAGCGTGCAGCAGAAGAACGACTCCTCTCCCTAAGGAGTGGGGTGAACTGACCGTAACCCCAATTCCCTGTCTCCTTGCGCTGCTGGGGTAGGAGGTAGAGGTGCAAAGAGGGAGGTGTGGGGGGAGGGTGTTTTTagggtttattttattcctcattatcctgctctgattttgttagcaataaattcaattaatatctctaAACTGAGCCTGTTTTGCTTGTGACAGTATTTGATGAATGATCTttcctggtccttatctcaacccagtCAAAAAAAGCTTATTGATAAGTGGGTTAGACATCCCAACTGTTTTAAcattgtttttcccctctttgttATAGCCACAAATGAATCTCAAGTATGCCTGTGAAATACAGGTGATAAAAAACATAAGTAAACCTTGTCTAAGGAAAATTCTGCCTAAGAATTCCCTTGTcaatatatttgaaatgtttttcttttccgTATTTTTTCATGCACTTTGGACTTCAAACCTATGGGAGAACACAAATCTAACAATTTCAAACTGGTTAATACCCATACCTTCTAACAGACTTTTCCTCTTCTACATACTGAAGTGAGCAtaatgtttttggtttgtttcagtCTCTTCCACTTGACTCTCCATTGTGCTAAGATCCTAGGTCAGGGTTTCATTTGGATACTCACATATATTTGTATCTTACTTCGTATCTCATTTATTTGTGTCTTACGAAGGATAACACTTCATCAACCATATATAGCTATccatttttttaaccttttccaAAACTTACTGTAAAACTGAAGCTAGATCTTGGCAATAAAACTTGCGAGAATCGTGTAGAATTTCTCTGCCCTTCTTGAATGGATTTGGTTTCTTGAAGCATttactctgaaatattttggtttaagtAGAAGCATCCTGTAACACACATCTGTGTTATGTGTGCATAGACATACACTGTCCCCGGTACTCATCAGCCTCACTTGCATACTTACTTTCAGAGCGTGCAGGGTGTTGGTCCATTCCATGGAGCCTATCTGAGGTATAGCAGTAAGGAGTATGCTTGTAGCCTTATTTGCATTCCCTTTCAGCGTCTTTAAAACTTTATCCACTGAAACCTAGAAATACAATACAGCTGAGTGGTGTCTGTCAATTTTGATGGCATGCAttgcaaacaaataaatttaactCAGAAGTGTAAAAGTGAAGTCTTCGAATAACACAGACTTTTTAGATAGTACATGtctttcctctgtgtgtgtatggtTTATACTTGTGTATTGGAAACAAACAGGAGAACTAAAGCATATACATTGCTTTGCACAgagctgcaaaagaaaaaataccagacCAATCACAAGAAGACAAGTCATACACAGAATTCACGAGCTTCATACTCACAGACCCCCAGATTCAGACAACAGGAAATGAAAGGTTTGCTAGTAGTGAGGCAGGTTTATGAAAATGAATGAGATAGCAACAATTGACTCTATTCTTACTTTCACAATCATTCATCAAGAATAACTCAGGGATACTAACGTAAGTAAGAACAGATTCAGTACAATATGTCATCTCTTATTAAAACCTACACGTTCTCATCCAAATCCCTCAGGACacaccagaggaaaaaagtttcaCTCACTGCTTCTTCATGCTCCTTCCAGCAGTCATAATCTGTTGCCATGGCAATACTAGCATAACTCATTCCAGCTTCCTTCGCAAGAATCACTTCAGGCACTGTAGTCATGTTGATAACATCAGCTCCCCAGCTGCGAAACATACAGCTTTCTGCTCGAGAGCTGAAACGTGGGCCTTCAATTGTGATCATTGTCCCCTTGGAATGACACTGGAGCCCCAGCTTCTTGGCAGTCTCAATAAGAACCTGCAAAACATGCCAGTgtcagggaaaggaaataattcctCTCATGCACTGCTTTTGCATCCCATCAAAAACCTGCATACAGAAGAAGTTAGCTTTATACAAAGTAGTCATACTTCAAATGGCTACAGCTGTCCAACACCAAagatcagttttgttttcttcaccCAACAGGAAAAACTAATAGTCCTATCAACAGGGATGAACTTGAACTCATCTGGTTTTGTTAGTAGCAGTTGGATTACTGCTTTCAATGCAGACCAAGAAGACtgggaaacagaatttttttgcaCATTTAGACTGTGCCTAGACTGCAAGCAGAACGGTAGAAGCATTCCACTAAGCACTACATTATCACATGGTGGAGCTGAGCTAGTGAGAACAATAGTaagaaatttacattttgaaagTTAAACTCTACAAGCACATACTTCAAAGAGTACCCTGGGTATCTGTGTAGGAATTATTACCACATTTTCCCATGCCAGTGGCTGAGCTGTACATATGTACATTGACATATAGCACGTACTTCACATTCGTCTTTATAATTCCAACTAGGACCTCATATATGGCAGAATAATCCTGACTTTCGCTCTTAGTAATTGGCCTGGATAATGCCAGCTGATACAGCTGGAATAAGAGGGTACTGGCCTACGTAAATGGGACTCGGATACCCATCACTGTTCTGAgtaggaaagagaaaggaactatgatgacatttatttaaaatggccatcaacaacaaagaaaagctaggaaagaaaatgaaagcagcatcAAAAATTGTGGTAGGCCAGGAGGGGTCTTCataacacagcagcagtgaaaaaccTAGTCTGACACCATGAGAAGCAACTTCTGAGCATCATGATTTATGCCATGTGGAGCAGCTTCCCTGCAAAACACCGTGAGAAACCTACACTCAACATAAATGGATGCAACAAGCAGCAACAGCTCAAGTGCTTTACATGACCTTGTGGGGTGCCTGGCATGTGGATCAGTGGATTGTGTGGAGCAGTGGATTTTGTGGAGCAGCACAACATAAAGCTGGAGTATCCACATCTGCCACTGCAGATGCATGTGAACAGGTAAGTCTCCACTCCCAGAAGAGGGTGGGTGTGTACATAACTCACATGTGCTCAGGAAGGATACTTTGTGCATGAGACTGCATGAATGTTTGTAGGAGTAAAGCAGAGCTTCTAGGGATTAGCCACAGAAAGATATATAGAAATTTGTAGCTTTTGTTAATTTGATTTTGTGACACTGTCCTTGTCTCCAAATcagagagacatggatttgataGATGCAGCACTTGGTGGataagaactggctggatggctgcaGGCAAAGAGTTGCGGTCAACAGCTCCTTGTCTGTGTGGAGACCAGTGaccagtggtgtccctcaaGGGTCAGTACTGGTGCTGATACTGTTCAACATCTTTGACATGGACAGGACATCCTCAGAAAGTTTGCTACTGACACCAAGCTGTTCAGGACGGTCAAcatgctgcagggaagggatggggcatccatagGGACCTGGACACGCTGGAGACGTAGATCTGTGCAAACCccatgaagttcaacaaggccaaatgCAAGGTCCTGTACCTAGGTTGTGGCAACACCTGACACACTTACAGGTTGGAAGGAGAAgtgattgagagcagccctgctgagaaggtCTTGGCAGGGGTTGATGGTTGATAAAAAACTCAATATGACCCAGCCATatgcactcacagcccagaaaggcaatgggatcctgggctgcatccaaagcagcgtgggcagcagggtgagggaggggattctgcccctctgctccattctggtgagaccccacctggaacactgcatccagaTCTGGGGTCCTTACTGTAAGACAGAGATGGAACTgctggaacaagtccagaggaggaccaTGAAATTGataagaggactggagcacctctcctatgaagacagtCTGAGgaagttggggctgttcagcctgaagagaAGGCTGTGTGGAAAACTCACAGCAACCTGGCTGGGAAGGGTTCTACAGGGAAGGTGGAGAGGGACTCTGTCAGaaactgtagtgataggacaaggagtaacAAGCacaaattgaaagaggggaaaCGTAGGTTAGATATTCGGAACAAATTTTTTAACATgaaggtggtgagacactgggacaggctgcccaggggggtTGTGGATGCCACAACACTGGgactgttcaaggccaggttggataaggccATGAGCAACttgttctagtggaaggtacCCCTGCATGTGGCAGTGGCAGTTGggactagataatctttaaggtcctttaCAACCCCTTAATAGTCTGTGCTCTAAGCTGATctaatattttggtttattgAGGCTATTAATTCTGAATATATGTTTAGCTGAATGCCAGTTAATTACATTGTTAATAAATCAATAGATGAATTGACATGACTTAAACCACAGGTGAGCAGTGCCTTTCTGAAATTCTTCACTAAGTTCCAACTTTACTGCTATAAGACATAGTGCTGAGCCTCACTTTCTAAAAGCAGCAATACCCAAAATACCCTATGTTATTTGAaacttcacagagaaaaagataaacTCCATTTAGATTCTCATTTAATTTACAGTGCATAATCCAACTAAACCAGagtattttaatgtatttgcaTAAATGCAATATAATATGAAGTTTTCAGATGTTTTGATGCGAAATTCCTTAAACATGTTACATACACAATCTTGGCTTTATTATTATTGCATTTATCTATGAAATTCCTCTGAATTGGGATAAACTGGGCTGAAATTATCCCAACAATTTTCAGAGAtagttttaggaaaaaatttaagTCACTTTTATCTGGTATTTTCAAATGAAGTGAAAACATTCCTTCTCAGCCTCACAAAGAGCCCACATGTTCTTTAAAACATCTGTTAGGCTGATTAGAATGCACAGGCTAATGAGATAATGATCACATGTGAGACTGGGAAGTAcctaaatgtttttttctctgtttgaaaaggcacatttctctgctggtttttcaaaaaatgtaaaacccAAATAACGTTATCTCTTCAGTTAACTACTGAAAGAAAACTAGTCTTGGCATATGTTTCCTGCAGTCTCAGGAAACGCCTAATGTATGAGtagttactttttttaaaaaatgacagtgTGAAGTACCGCCGATCACCAAAGTAATAAAACTTCTTAATCCATTTCTTAATAAACTCCTTGCACATGCTTTGACATGACATCATGGCCACAGTTAGAAAGCAGCTAAATGCCAACTAATCTTTGGTAAGAGCATGTGGCTAGGCTCTTTTTGCAAGAAAAGTGCAAAGTATTTTGCATAATTTGCTGCTCAGTGTAAGAAGGGCAAAAGCCTGCACTTGTGTAATATGCAGTGGTTTGTTTCTTAATGAGACTTTAGTTCATCGTAAAACACCTTGGTTCCCACTGTGGACATCTCTAAACCAAAGTGTGGCCAATTAACAAAAATAGCCCATAATGACACTGAAGCAAATTGGTGACAAAAGCAGAACAGCTCAGTAGTCCAAATGTTTGTACATGTTCAGGGTATAGATTGTGCCACCTGCTTCACAATTCAGCTTTCTCTTGAATGCAGAGAGCAGGACTCTTAGATGAATATGACTGATTCTGTAAGTACTCCTGTTCCTCTGAAGAATGTACCTACTTGAAGCTTCTGATCAGAAGCATTCCACAACATCACAAAACAGGCAGTTCATTCttcaccttcctttttcctcaaCTCTAGGAATACACTAAGGTGACATATTCAATCAGATACACTTCTCCCAGAAGCTTATAAAGGCACTGAAAAATAGAGAAGTGCTTCACACTCTCTAGTCTGAGAAGCCTGAAAATCATGAAGTGACACAACTGAGAACAATAACTAAGAATAAAAAGCTAATTTAATTTGGCTTGTTTAACATCCTAAGCCTTGACtctccaccacctccctcctCTACAATGCACAAAAGCACAAATGCAATATTACAATTTCTGTGAACGTTAAACTACtgcttatttaaatatttaagtatgTAGAGTGCCTCTACCATAGGTGTAgctttattcagaaaaaaatggaactaATTTCTAATCCTAACTGCTTTGTTCAGTTTGTTGCTTTCTTGGCTGGTTACTTGATAAATAAAGATCTTTTGTCCTGTTATTAACACTCTGGGAAAATCTATGTTGCCAACTGACTTCTTCTGCATACCTCCCTTAGGAAGACAGATGCAAGATCTTTTACTTCCCATGCCTTCCAGATGTTACATTTGTCCTTAATACCATGATGTATATGAGAAACAGGATAAAGAGGTGCATACTGCCTCTGTATTCTAAGAATACACAATTGGACTAATATATCACAAATAAGTACCataaaaacaacatttcttAATACTATTACAGAATTCACTAACCTCTCTGGTTTTGGTGCAGAATGGCTCAGCCATTGGAATATGACATACTCCTGAGAGACTGGAATGCTGTCCATCATATAAAGTACAATGTCTTTTAGTTGTcctagaaaagcagaaaacttgCTTagagagaacagcagaaaaagaaagcaacaaagtGATACAAATCAAAAAACACAGCATCCCTGggagtggaagaaaaaaacagtatgATATTAATGACCACCTGTAATCCTGTTCTGCACTCCACTAGTGCATCGTCAATTCATTATCAAAATCTTTTGTTAAACCAAGACACTGAAATACTGACTTGTTCCTAAATGACACAAACAGCCACATTGTGCTGTGATTCTACTGCAAAACAATCAACTAATTTAATACTCAGGCATGTAACCGCTGGAAAAAAGTGTAAGTATGCTTTAAGAAGGGAAGGAATAAAATCTCAGATACCACAAGGCTAGTCAAAATAGAACTTGTTGATATCACTGCATTCCTACATTGAAAGGATGGGAATTTGCAGGAACAACTTCCAGCATGAAGGAAGTGTGAATTCAATCAGAAAAACCTTGGAACAAGATGTCTTCATGTTCTCAGAAAGATCACACACATGCACTGCCAGCTTCCAAGTAGAAgaatcctttttctcttttctttcaatgGATGGAAATGGTCAAACATGTTGAAATTACCATCCAGCATGCCATTTCGGAACACATGGAACTGCTACCCACTACCACTTTACCCTCAAATGCACTGCCTCAAGCTAACCAACCAACTAATTGGATGGTGCAAACCATCTGGAAAAATGTTCTCAGACActcccttcttccctgcagTGTGTCACATATTGTGCtttacaggagaaaataaagacaatagCCAAATTCAATCCACAGTTGAAATACAAAGTATCTGCTGATAATGCTTTTTATAACAGCTCTCCAATAAAATcactagaaaatatttaaaagaaggtTTTAAATACAAGTTACATGTTAGAGTAGgtttggacaaaaaaaaagcatcaataGGATAGCCTTAAGAATGAGATTATAAAATAGGGAAGAGATGgataaattaaaaacatctggaaaatgAGATACAGCTGTTAAAATCAGATGAAACACTAATATTAATTTTGCCTTTATGGGATactgaaaagctgcaaagaGAATGTATGAGATTCTTCAcacttttccattttgtctGCTAATGAATTATTTAGAGCTGGAGGAAATGGTAAAAGCCATAATACATTTCCTGCACTATAGTATTTCCGATGTTACTAGTCAGACACCTTCAATCAGAAAAGTCTGAGAAAAGATCTCATATCAATAAATATTAGCATCTGACTTTCAGATGCCCTGTGTTCTTTGAAGAGAATGGTCACATCACTACATGCCATCATAAAGAAATCCCACTTGGtctgaaagacaggtgtctgctaaggaaggcaggagcctcccttggaatggaaaatgtaaccgccccttccctctgaattattctaattttgaaattaaggggctttcaggcaaagatatgagaaataagaataacagttctttactagcATAGATAACAAGGCAATgatacagaaacactggcttaaactgccagagtcaggatacaacctgacaccctgtcggtcagggtggtggtagcagtccaattaagtggtggctgcagtcctcttgaGGTGACAGATATGGTTCTGTTGAAGgggtgatcctgtagaagggtctggtcttcctcagaaggtccagtggtggttatgtagctcttgtcctctgggaaccCTGGAGGTAAGGGTTGagtgtggtgttccaaacctcagatcATATCCAGGTAGcaatgcttggttcctccccctgggcggagcatctcacaatgggatgatgtaattctatgagtcatgcagtgaggtTAGACAGCCCATAAACAGAAGATATGCCtcggagggagttatcagggatgtgtcatggacgagacaaagaacactgccccacctggttttaacagatggtgatagaatacaccAGTAGATACATAgatacatacttttggttacattttACATTGTAACTGAAGACACCACTACATTTTGCACCATTCACACAAACTGCACGGGAGTAAGTAAAACCAGTAAGACCTATAATTGCTTTGAGCAGTGGACCACACGTGTTCACAGTTAGACAATTTCTCTTCCGCATCTGCTGCAGTTTAAAACCCACCTGGAAATTAAACCCCACTAAGCCCCTGTACCTGCAGCAACAGTCATACTTTTAATCAGACAATAAGGTGACTTTTGCTCCTTCGTTTTGGTTTTTATCACAGTAACACAGGGTTTTCTGGCAATTCTGACTATGACTGATTCTAGGAAGCAAAATCCAACTCAAATAAATGAACACACCAGTCATTTCCATCTGTGACAAACAGCCCTCTACCACTTTTATCAtcaccttcctccttcttccagTAGTGTTGAATTACCAAACTATTGgtaataaaagaataaaatgtaaattcacACTGGCATCAGCTGTataaaaagcagtttcagtATGGTCTGCATCTTCAGGGACACTAGAAGAAAATTCtacaaaaaaatttacagaGTGTAACAATACTGCAGTAATTGTAGTAGTGTTTGtgacacagagaacagaaacaataaaactgGCAGCTATTACAGGAAGCTATTTTCTACATCTCCTCAACTGAGCTCAGTCATTCAAGTAAGTAGTTACTGTCTTGCTCTTCTCTTCCTAGCAAATATCAACAGCAAACCAGAGAGTATTCAAAAGCCCCCAATTAGTCTGAGGTAGTCAACTGACTAACAGTGCGGCAATAAACTAACAGGagtcaaaggcagaaaaaaaattatcccagatttttaaagtacttttttaaagaaatgagcTGTTGCAGACTATAATAACAAGTGGTTATTTCTGGATTTGGAAGCAAGGAGAACACAACATATGTATTTTTGGATTTATTTAATTGTGGTTAAGTACACAAAATAACAAGCATAAAGAAAGCAGAGACTACATACAGAATCAAACACTAGGTGTGGTAATGAGTGGGAGAATTAAGCTCTCCCAAGTTAGGAAATCTTATATAGTTCTAATTACACCTATTCAGTGTTTCACACTGTAAGTCAAACCCATGCTAGGCTGAAGTCCTACACAACTCCTGATATTGCAATCCTGTCACTCATTTCACAGTGTGCATGCCTAAGGAGAACAAATTACAATAGCTGCGTACAGTTTTCTGCTCAGTTCTAGCTCTTTTCCCATTCCTATTCACTATCCCTTCATTTTGCTTCACCTGTAAGGAGAATTGAGAACAGGAATGCCCCCTATTGAgaatatatatagagagagcCCAGATACTAAAAGATACCTGGACACTAGAAGGCACTGATTTTTATGGTGGCTTGAGTAAATCCCTGCCACCGAGACCCCAACTTCTTTCCTATGTAGTGCCTGGCATGGATTAACCACTCTATAGAAGCCAGAATacctttcaagaaaaataactgaCTGTGTAAACACACGTTTAACCAGTATCTTCTTTCTAAGACTATTAATAAACACTGTTTGCAGGACCCTGACCCTTCATTAGaaggtatttcagaaaaattctatcttttcagattttggtggacaatgaaaatattctgtccTATGAAAATATCTTCCGATCAGTAGCACTGTTTTCATAATGACTTATATAATGCAATCATTCTTTACACTGCTGTTGATGCAGACCCTATCTCCAAAGACTTGGCAGTCTAACACTCCCTGGCATAgaacattatgaaaaaaacaCTTGACATAGAAATTCAGCTGTCAATAGAGACAGGCTATCACAACATACcaattttctgaattaaacTGTAAGTTGGGGATGACTTTTAAATTCATATTATGTATCATTTTCCACACTGAAATATTCTCAACGTGCTTTACTGAGAAGCGTTTTGGTTTCCTGATGCTATTAAACAAGTCACAAAAAGTTTTCCCTTGCCtacatcaaaacaaaaacttaCTAGCCCAAATGAAACATTGCTCATAAATAGGCTATACCATTACTACTGGTGACCATCTGAATGAACTATACATGAAGACAGAGATCACAGAACAGTTGAGGCTAGAAGTGCCTCTGGAGGTCACCTGGTGGTCCACCTAGAATGGGCTCTCCAGGTCCATATCCAGATGGctttgagtatctccaaggatggagactctgccacctctctgggcaacctgtgccagtgctcagtcaccttCAGTAAAAACTTCACTGATGTTCAAAGtgaacctcctgtgtttcagtctGTTCCTACTGCCTCTgatcctggcactgctggacaGACCCtggcttcttcttctttgcaccctcccttcaggtatttctACACATTAACGAGATTCTCCTCGACTCtagtcttctccaggctgaacagtcccactgtctcagcctctcctctcaggagagatgctccagtcctttAGCATCTTCGTGGTCCTCTGTTGAGCTCTCTCTAGTATGTCCATGTCCAAATTGCACTgcagagcccagaactggataCAGTACTCCAGGTGTCATTCACCACTGCCAAGCAGAGGCTCCCCTCACTTAACCAGGAGTCTGCCAAGTGATAATGCTGTGAAAATAACTGGTGCTTGACTCACAATCGTccaaaccatgtccccaagtcTGTTTAATATCCTTCCTATAAAACTCAGTATCAGCACTAAAAAAAGAGCATTGTCAGCAATATACCTGATATCCACCCATAAATCAACCTAGTATAACAGGAAGCAGTTCATATGGGGCTTGCCCCTGCAGTACTTAGTAACTTAGATACACTATATTTAAACCTACTCTTAcaagaaaaatagcatttcacTTACACgcgcaaaaaaaaaaagtcagtaagTCAAAATTTGAGTAGCACTGAACTGCGGGGAACTGCCTTAGGTTACAACGTAAGATataaccaaaagtatgtattctatcaccatctgttaaaaccaggtggggcagtgttctttgtctcgtccatgacacatccctgataactccctccgaGGCATATCTTCTGTTTATGGGCTGTCTAacctcactgcatgactcatagaattacatcatcccattgtgagatgctccgcccagggggaggaaccaagcattgCTACCTGGATATgatctgaggtttggaacaccacactCAACCCTTACCTCCAGggttcccagaggacaagagctacataatcaccactggaccttctgaggaagaccagacccttctacaggatcacccCTTCAACAGAACCATATCTGTCACCtcaagaggactgcagccaccacttaattggactgctaccaccaccctgactgacagggtgtcaggttgtatcctgactctggCAGTATTTCTGTACtactacatttattttttaatttccctattaaGTTGTAGTTCTGATTTTCAAGtatctctggttttctttcaagCTAGTACAGGAACAAATCTAGGTTTACGTGTTCAGTTGGCAATGAAATACTACCAGCAGCGCCACAAATGCCCAAAGAAGACGCATAAaccatttaaaatgctttaaattagGTGTAACACCCAAATAAGACTTCAAGATATAATACAACTCCAAGTACTAAAAACAGATTTACCTTTAAAGTGTACAACCAGATCTTTGAATTACTGGTGTTGCTGGTGATCTTTAAATGTAGCTTTTATTTTGC encodes:
- the LOC104689781 gene encoding S-methyl-5'-thioadenosine phosphorylase isoform X2 produces the protein MAAVAASVPVKIGIIGGTGLDDPDILEGRTEKYVDTPYGKPSDALILGKIKNVDCVLLARHGRHHTIMPSNVNYRANIWALKEENCSHVLVTTACGSLREEIQPGDLVIIDQFIDRTTKRHCTLYDGQHSSLSGVCHIPMAEPFCTKTREVLIETAKKLGLQCHSKGTMITIEGPRFSSRAESCMFRSWGADVINMTTVPEVILAKEAGMSYASIAMATDYDCWKEHEEAVSVDKVLKTLKGNANKATSILLTAIPQIGSMEWTNTLHALKTTVQCSVILPKQ